A window of Haliscomenobacter hydrossis DSM 1100 contains these coding sequences:
- a CDS encoding Uma2 family endonuclease, which produces MPVRRMESWKLDVNLPFSNLELCTTASMSVADFESFCTENPDLRLEYSADGRVLILPLADFETGYRKGEALAELVNYARQSKNGQTFSASTGFTLTDGSIRCADASWISTERIVALPKKEHKKFAAIVPDFIIVLRSHLDSFDALKRKMEDVWMANGVRLAWLIDPIKQNAYVYRQGGSTAMVPDFAGKLSGEGVLLGFELDLGLLK; this is translated from the coding sequence ATGCCTGTTCGCAGAATGGAAAGCTGGAAGCTGGATGTGAATTTGCCCTTCAGCAATTTAGAATTGTGCACGACTGCGTCAATGTCGGTCGCGGATTTCGAGTCATTTTGCACCGAAAATCCTGACCTTCGCCTTGAGTACAGCGCTGATGGAAGGGTGCTGATTTTGCCTTTGGCGGATTTTGAAACGGGCTACCGCAAGGGGGAGGCCTTGGCTGAATTGGTCAACTACGCCAGGCAATCTAAGAATGGACAGACTTTTAGTGCTTCTACTGGATTTACTTTGACTGATGGTTCTATAAGATGCGCAGATGCTTCCTGGATTAGTACAGAAAGAATAGTTGCACTTCCCAAAAAAGAACACAAGAAATTTGCAGCCATTGTACCTGATTTTATCATTGTGCTGCGCTCACATTTGGATAGTTTTGACGCACTCAAACGCAAAATGGAGGATGTTTGGATGGCAAATGGTGTACGCCTGGCTTGGCTGATTGACCCTATCAAGCAAAACGCCTATGTCTATCGGCAGGGTGGGAGTACAGCAATGGTTCCAGATTTTGCAGGGAAATTGAGTGGGGAAGGGGTGTTGCTTGGATTTGAATTGGATTTGGGGTTGTTGAAATAG
- a CDS encoding XRE family transcriptional regulator encodes MADRAYITPKVLKWARETAHMSADVAASKVSVSAEKLQEWEEGISLPTIHQAENLAKAYRRPFAMFFLPDIPNDFLPLQDFRKKDARPLGTASAFIIREMQQKQEWISEMLQENLGEPLPFVGRYTINTDPREVADDIIKVLKINHAQYTGNVIKDWIDKAEANGIFVSRTSFIHSRLKLDSEEIQGFVIADVYAPFIFINSDDWAAAQLFTLVHELAHIWIAESGISNETEISTGHKDKLHPVELFCNEVAANALMPSALMNNIDRKLLATSKSVFNVAKKLGVSSIALAVRALNLQLISTIHYHKLKNEIELDFLEFKKKEEEKMEKQKTSEGGPNYYMLQLQKNGKLFTQMVLDAFRGGLIEPTLASLLLNVKTNKFSSLESRMNL; translated from the coding sequence ATGGCAGATCGAGCATACATAACGCCAAAAGTCCTTAAATGGGCTAGAGAAACAGCACACATGTCTGCCGATGTTGCTGCATCTAAAGTTAGTGTCTCTGCTGAAAAACTGCAAGAGTGGGAAGAAGGTATTAGCCTCCCAACCATCCATCAAGCAGAAAACTTGGCTAAGGCGTATCGCCGACCATTCGCCATGTTTTTCTTACCTGACATTCCGAATGATTTTTTACCGCTCCAAGACTTCCGGAAAAAAGATGCTAGACCGCTCGGTACTGCTTCTGCTTTCATCATTAGGGAAATGCAACAGAAGCAAGAATGGATCAGTGAAATGCTTCAAGAAAATTTGGGAGAACCATTGCCCTTCGTTGGGCGCTATACCATCAACACCGACCCTCGGGAAGTTGCGGATGACATCATTAAGGTTTTAAAAATCAACCATGCTCAGTACACTGGCAATGTAATTAAGGACTGGATTGATAAAGCCGAAGCTAATGGGATATTTGTTTCCAGGACTAGCTTCATTCATTCTCGTTTAAAGTTGGATTCGGAGGAAATTCAAGGCTTTGTAATTGCTGATGTCTACGCGCCATTCATTTTTATCAACTCAGATGATTGGGCTGCTGCTCAATTGTTTACGCTTGTACATGAATTGGCTCACATTTGGATTGCCGAATCTGGCATCTCAAATGAGACTGAAATTAGCACTGGTCATAAAGATAAATTGCATCCCGTTGAATTGTTTTGCAATGAAGTTGCGGCCAATGCTTTGATGCCTTCAGCGCTAATGAATAATATCGATAGAAAGCTTTTGGCTACTTCCAAAAGCGTTTTTAATGTAGCCAAAAAATTAGGTGTGAGTTCCATCGCTCTAGCCGTCAGAGCATTAAACCTTCAGTTGATTTCGACAATTCATTATCATAAGTTAAAAAATGAAATTGAATTAGATTTCCTTGAATTTAAAAAGAAGGAGGAGGAAAAAATGGAAAAACAAAAGACAAGTGAAGGCGGGCCTAATTATTACATGCTGCAACTACAGAAAAACGGGAAGTTGTTCACTCAAATGGTTTTGGATGCTTTTCGTGGAGGTTTAATAGAGCCAACGCTAGCAAGTTTATTGCTCAACGTAAAAACGAATAAATTCTCCAGCCTTGAATCTCGAATGAACCTATGA
- a CDS encoding tetratricopeptide repeat protein: protein MGLFDNLFGRKTNSEKINILGREYEANPDAMLYSQLGLDKYQLQDYVGSVIEFTKAINAQPSNQNFYLMRGTAYEDLGDDDSAEKDFCKTLEMMPNESIAAYRLGMVYYRKKNLDNAIKWLKIAFSNSSDLNLGMLKNNIIFVHKKVIAGNLGNFLIQQKKYEEGIQYLDYAIKLDSNYANPYMNKGIALAAIGQREEGTKYIKKAAELGETKAPAALHILNGILSGGVNSHQPNPLNIVDDPEMNRMHKLPNLIEDFANDIYNNYLIMAEQQGIMSLDQLIKLIAYYSIDLLIEYRNTPINILPSSIVENVKLQVLQAAQINFDIFNKPEVKNMLFDMIDKKIWDEDIVQETHSYMLRFE from the coding sequence ATGGGACTGTTTGATAATCTCTTTGGAAGGAAAACCAATTCTGAAAAAATAAACATATTGGGTAGGGAATACGAAGCCAACCCAGATGCAATGTTATATTCTCAGCTTGGTTTAGACAAATATCAATTACAAGACTATGTTGGTTCTGTGATAGAATTTACTAAGGCTATAAATGCACAACCCAGTAATCAAAATTTTTATTTAATGAGAGGAACAGCCTATGAGGATTTGGGGGACGACGATTCAGCAGAAAAAGACTTTTGCAAAACATTAGAAATGATGCCGAATGAAAGTATAGCTGCATATCGTTTAGGTATGGTCTATTATAGAAAAAAAAATCTAGATAATGCTATCAAATGGCTGAAAATAGCTTTTAGTAATTCAAGCGATTTGAATCTTGGCATGCTGAAAAACAATATCATTTTTGTTCATAAAAAAGTAATTGCAGGAAATTTAGGTAATTTTTTAATCCAGCAAAAAAAATATGAAGAAGGCATTCAATATTTAGATTACGCAATTAAACTTGACTCTAATTATGCTAATCCTTATATGAACAAAGGGATAGCGTTAGCTGCTATTGGGCAAAGAGAAGAAGGTACAAAATACATAAAAAAGGCCGCAGAGCTTGGCGAAACAAAAGCTCCTGCTGCATTGCATATATTAAATGGGATACTCAGTGGAGGTGTAAATTCGCACCAACCAAATCCCTTAAACATAGTTGATGATCCTGAAATGAATAGGATGCATAAGCTTCCAAATCTTATAGAAGATTTTGCAAATGATATTTATAATAACTATTTAATAATGGCAGAACAACAAGGGATCATGTCTCTTGATCAGTTGATTAAACTAATTGCTTACTATTCTATTGATTTACTTATTGAATACCGTAATACCCCTATAAACATATTGCCTTCATCCATAGTAGAAAACGTAAAACTGCAAGTACTCCAGGCTGCTCAAATCAATTTTGATATTTTTAACAAGCCAGAAGTAAAAAACATGCTTTTTGATATGATTGACAAAAAAATATGGGACGAAGATATTGTTCAAGAAACTCATTCTTATATGCTGAGATTCGAGTAA
- a CDS encoding pentapeptide repeat-containing protein has product MIQLIGSFSVIVACILLIGTIYIINLTLPKGKRKEKLARPFSSLLNAIYSDNVKLSIFVTILVSFLLMILWNAFGRTLALKVIGEGVFIEAFGMFFDALILVLLFNFIASKGERNTLIKRYFEEIEDFRYWKASEAKFRIRGNILRLNKLNISKFDLAFLDLSGLELPDVNFNDSTLTDTDFSFTNLSDAQFVGIFCSGSIFNDKRTFLNRANFSEAHIQHSYFIRTYLRAANFSEANLTKVNFEEADLRGAIFKEASIYDSNFDRARVDESFLERLKQSNITGDFVHDMYEIEKVPVRGYPENFDFFLRKKAVI; this is encoded by the coding sequence ATGATACAACTAATTGGTAGTTTTTCGGTTATTGTCGCGTGTATTTTATTAATCGGCACTATCTATATTATCAATCTCACCCTTCCAAAAGGAAAAAGGAAAGAAAAACTAGCCAGGCCCTTTTCATCGCTTCTCAACGCAATTTATTCTGATAATGTAAAACTATCAATTTTTGTCACAATTCTCGTTTCATTTTTGTTAATGATTCTTTGGAATGCTTTTGGGAGAACTTTGGCATTAAAAGTAATTGGAGAGGGCGTTTTCATTGAAGCTTTTGGCATGTTTTTCGATGCCCTAATTTTAGTCTTATTATTCAATTTCATAGCATCAAAGGGTGAGCGAAATACTTTAATTAAAAGATATTTTGAAGAAATAGAAGACTTTAGATATTGGAAAGCTTCTGAAGCAAAGTTTCGAATTAGAGGAAATATTTTAAGATTAAATAAATTAAATATATCGAAATTCGACTTAGCATTCCTTGATTTAAGTGGTTTGGAGCTACCTGATGTGAACTTCAATGACTCAACATTAACAGATACGGATTTTTCATTTACGAATCTTAGCGATGCACAGTTTGTTGGAATTTTTTGTTCAGGTTCAATTTTTAATGATAAGCGGACCTTTTTGAATCGAGCAAATTTTTCGGAAGCCCATATCCAGCATTCATATTTTATAAGAACATATTTACGTGCTGCTAATTTTTCAGAAGCAAACTTAACTAAGGTTAATTTTGAGGAGGCTGATTTAAGAGGAGCAATTTTCAAGGAAGCATCTATATACGATTCAAATTTCGATCGAGCTAGAGTCGATGAAAGTTTTTTAGAAAGGTTGAAGCAATCAAATATCACTGGTGATTTTGTTCATGATATGTATGAGATTGAAAAAGTACCTGTAAGGGGTTACCCGGAAAATTTCGATTTTTTTTTGAGGAAAAAAGCAGTGATATAG
- a CDS encoding DUF4411 family protein — MSATPTRYCLDANVLIQAWQKYYSPRLCPGYWDNLNLLGQRGLIFIPKAVYDEIIKTEDDLSKWLANSDIPILQIDGEVTRCLSTMYAENELHKYLVDNKKNRSLADPWIVAHAMKEQAVVVTKEERPLVPSVKTIRIPNVCDNMGIRCINDFQFIEEIGLRFESRLTG, encoded by the coding sequence ATGAGTGCAACACCCACAAGGTATTGTTTGGATGCCAATGTGCTTATTCAGGCTTGGCAAAAATACTACTCGCCAAGGCTATGCCCTGGTTACTGGGATAATTTAAATCTTCTTGGGCAAAGGGGCCTAATTTTCATTCCTAAAGCAGTGTATGATGAAATCATCAAGACTGAAGATGATCTTTCTAAATGGCTAGCGAACAGTGACATTCCAATCCTTCAAATTGATGGCGAGGTAACCAGATGCCTGTCCACCATGTACGCCGAGAATGAACTGCATAAATATTTGGTTGACAACAAGAAAAATCGCTCATTGGCTGACCCTTGGATTGTAGCTCATGCTATGAAGGAGCAAGCAGTCGTTGTTACCAAAGAGGAAAGGCCATTGGTGCCAAGTGTTAAAACAATAAGAATCCCAAACGTTTGTGACAACATGGGCATTCGTTGTATAAATGACTTTCAGTTTATTGAGGAGATTGGTCTGAGATTTGAGAGTAGATTGACTGGATAA
- a CDS encoding erythromycin esterase family protein — MRLLLSSLLLTIFVLPQISCQRANQEFSWLKKNAIPIARLQGDDYSDLAFLKDKLKDVRLVQIGESSHGAAEFYQLKSRLVEFLHQEMDFDVLVIEGGFGDINLAWLNQGEQDAKALMYNSVFGNFRNEEMLPLFEYAKAQAASADPLVLAGPDCQASSNYFNNFLIDFLRKYDADLSRDVEYNFMNTFLLYGLKPDSTQLMQAIRTNERVISRVMDFLENNESRLREDYPQKPLLVPFVRRALENYLEYWSLNYRAMSLQQQFVLRDRIMAENLMWLADVAYPNKKIIYWAHNAHIATETIAVDIFGKPIEKLQGNYIFERFGAQVYNIGLYATGGELFHHMLREVKPFKDDSIGGIGAHFSRLPKDINFLELRGQKPGKGKDWLFKAIPAFELENGGKIQMTPSKRFDALIVVKKVKGPKYFE, encoded by the coding sequence ATGCGCCTACTCCTCTCTTCCTTACTACTGACCATCTTCGTTCTACCCCAAATCTCCTGCCAACGCGCCAATCAGGAGTTTTCCTGGCTGAAAAAAAACGCCATCCCCATTGCCCGTTTGCAAGGAGATGATTACAGCGACCTCGCTTTTTTGAAGGACAAACTCAAGGACGTGCGGCTGGTGCAAATTGGGGAAAGCTCACACGGTGCCGCCGAATTTTACCAGCTTAAATCCCGACTGGTAGAGTTTTTACACCAGGAAATGGACTTTGATGTATTGGTCATCGAGGGGGGCTTTGGCGACATCAATTTAGCCTGGCTCAACCAAGGAGAGCAAGACGCCAAGGCCTTGATGTACAACAGTGTTTTTGGCAATTTTCGCAACGAGGAAATGTTGCCCTTGTTTGAATACGCCAAGGCGCAGGCTGCCAGCGCTGATCCATTGGTATTGGCTGGACCCGATTGTCAGGCTTCGTCCAATTATTTCAACAATTTCCTAATCGATTTTTTACGGAAATATGATGCCGATTTGTCGCGCGATGTGGAGTACAATTTTATGAATACCTTCTTGTTGTACGGCCTTAAGCCCGACAGTACCCAACTCATGCAAGCCATCCGCACCAATGAGCGGGTGATCAGTCGGGTGATGGACTTTTTGGAAAACAACGAATCCCGTCTGCGTGAAGATTATCCTCAAAAGCCCTTATTGGTTCCTTTTGTGCGCCGCGCCCTCGAAAACTATCTGGAATATTGGTCGCTCAACTACCGCGCCATGAGCCTCCAGCAACAGTTTGTTCTGCGCGACCGTATCATGGCCGAAAACCTGATGTGGCTGGCCGATGTGGCTTACCCCAACAAAAAAATCATTTACTGGGCGCACAATGCGCACATTGCTACGGAAACAATTGCGGTTGACATTTTTGGCAAACCCATTGAAAAACTTCAAGGGAACTACATCTTCGAACGTTTTGGCGCTCAGGTGTACAACATTGGCCTTTATGCCACCGGAGGAGAACTGTTTCACCACATGTTGCGCGAAGTAAAGCCGTTTAAGGACGATAGCATCGGAGGAATCGGTGCCCATTTCAGCCGCCTGCCTAAAGACATCAATTTTTTGGAATTGCGTGGGCAAAAACCCGGCAAAGGCAAAGATTGGCTATTCAAAGCAATTCCCGCTTTTGAACTGGAAAATGGAGGAAAAATTCAGATGACGCCAAGCAAACGTTTTGATGCACTCATTGTAGTAAAGAAGGTGAAAGGACCAAAGTATTTTGAATAG
- the lon gene encoding endopeptidase La has translation MFDALLVNRELDDDSDFLPMLSMDEGQDTIADDQYPGFLPILALKNTVLFPGVVIPITVGRDKSIRAINEAYESAKLIGVLSQKDVKIENPGAEDLYPIGTVAQIIKILRMPDGTTTAILRGQKRFELGNMLRETPYMEGSIRVLPHPENIDNIEFEAQISTIMDLSQRIVELSPNIPQEAIAMLRSIQDNSFLLNFISSNMNSKVEVKQQILEYDDLSQKASLVIHEMGTQLQLLELKDKIETRVRGDLEKQQRDYFLSQQLKTIQEELGQNPQEEEVSTLESRAKAKLWSEASAKHFDRELTKLRRMNPQVAEYSIQMNYLELMIDLPWQQYSEDNFDLKRVKKVLDHDHFGLEKVKERILEHLAVLKLKGDMKAPILCLVGPPGVGKTSLGRSIATALDREFVQMSLGGLHDESEIRGHRKTYIGALPGRIIQSMKKAGSGNPVFLLDEIDKVGRDFRGDPSSALLEVLDPTQNDHFHDNYLEVDYDLSKVLFIATANGLSTIQPALLDRMEIIEIGGYSMEEKVEIAKRHLIPDQLKEHGLKASQVKFGKKALRKMVQEYTRESGVRSLNRQIAAVMRHVAKQVAMDETPNANIDEAEVASVLGITPYAPEMYKEVPSPGVAVGLAWTQMGGEILFVESSVSKGSGRMILTGNLGEVMKESATTAMSFIKAHAEELGVDTDKIEKSDVHVHIPEGAIPKDGPSAGVTMLTSLASIFTGKPVRPFLAMTGEITLRGKVLPVGGIKEKILAAKRAGMKEIILCKENRRHVEDINTDYITGLKFHYVGNMQEVLARAIS, from the coding sequence ATGTTCGACGCGCTATTGGTTAATCGAGAATTAGACGACGACAGTGACTTCCTCCCCATGCTTTCCATGGACGAGGGACAGGATACCATCGCCGACGATCAATATCCTGGTTTTTTGCCGATATTGGCATTAAAGAACACTGTATTATTTCCTGGAGTAGTCATTCCCATTACGGTTGGCCGCGATAAGTCAATCCGCGCCATCAATGAAGCATACGAATCAGCTAAGCTGATTGGAGTCTTGTCTCAAAAGGACGTGAAGATTGAAAATCCTGGCGCCGAAGATTTATACCCCATTGGTACGGTTGCCCAGATCATCAAGATCCTGCGCATGCCCGATGGCACCACAACCGCCATTTTGCGTGGACAAAAGCGTTTTGAGTTGGGCAATATGCTTCGCGAAACGCCGTACATGGAGGGTTCTATTCGGGTTTTGCCGCATCCAGAGAATATTGACAATATTGAGTTCGAAGCGCAGATTTCCACCATCATGGACTTATCGCAGCGCATCGTAGAGCTTTCGCCCAATATTCCTCAAGAGGCCATTGCCATGCTGCGCAGCATCCAGGACAATTCCTTTTTGCTCAATTTTATCTCTTCCAATATGAATTCCAAGGTAGAGGTGAAGCAGCAAATTCTGGAATACGACGACCTGAGCCAGAAGGCTTCACTGGTGATTCACGAAATGGGGACCCAGCTGCAATTGCTGGAACTGAAGGATAAAATTGAAACCCGCGTACGGGGTGACCTCGAAAAACAACAACGGGATTATTTCCTGAGCCAACAACTCAAGACGATCCAGGAAGAGTTGGGGCAAAACCCTCAGGAAGAAGAAGTAAGCACCCTGGAGTCAAGAGCCAAGGCCAAATTATGGTCGGAAGCTTCCGCCAAACATTTTGATCGGGAGCTGACCAAGTTGCGCCGCATGAACCCCCAGGTGGCGGAATACTCCATCCAGATGAACTATCTGGAATTGATGATCGACCTGCCCTGGCAGCAATACTCCGAAGACAATTTTGACCTCAAACGGGTCAAAAAAGTACTCGACCACGACCATTTTGGCCTGGAAAAAGTCAAAGAACGCATCCTGGAACACTTGGCCGTGCTGAAACTCAAAGGCGACATGAAAGCGCCAATCTTGTGTTTGGTGGGCCCTCCCGGGGTAGGTAAAACCTCTTTGGGAAGGTCGATTGCTACGGCGCTGGATCGGGAGTTTGTACAAATGTCGCTGGGAGGCTTGCACGACGAAAGTGAAATCCGCGGACACCGCAAAACGTATATCGGCGCCTTGCCTGGCCGCATCATCCAATCGATGAAAAAAGCAGGCAGTGGTAATCCCGTGTTTTTGCTCGACGAGATCGATAAAGTGGGCCGCGATTTTCGGGGTGATCCGAGTTCAGCCTTGTTGGAAGTATTGGATCCTACTCAAAACGACCATTTTCACGACAATTACCTGGAAGTGGATTACGACCTCAGCAAGGTCTTGTTCATTGCTACCGCAAATGGCTTGAGCACCATTCAACCCGCCCTCCTCGACCGGATGGAAATCATCGAGATCGGCGGCTATTCTATGGAAGAAAAGGTTGAAATTGCCAAGCGCCACCTGATTCCCGATCAGTTGAAAGAGCACGGCCTCAAGGCCAGTCAGGTCAAGTTTGGCAAAAAAGCCTTGCGGAAAATGGTGCAAGAGTATACCCGTGAATCGGGCGTACGTTCGCTCAACCGCCAAATTGCAGCAGTAATGCGCCACGTAGCCAAGCAGGTAGCGATGGACGAAACCCCCAACGCCAACATCGACGAAGCGGAAGTGGCCAGCGTTTTGGGCATCACGCCGTATGCACCCGAGATGTACAAAGAAGTACCTTCACCAGGGGTAGCAGTAGGCTTAGCCTGGACCCAAATGGGCGGGGAAATCCTCTTTGTGGAATCCAGTGTAAGTAAAGGCAGTGGCCGCATGATCCTCACCGGAAACCTGGGTGAAGTGATGAAGGAATCTGCTACCACAGCCATGAGTTTCATCAAAGCCCACGCCGAAGAATTGGGAGTAGATACCGATAAAATTGAAAAAAGCGACGTCCACGTCCACATCCCGGAAGGTGCAATCCCCAAAGATGGGCCTTCAGCAGGTGTAACGATGTTGACATCATTGGCCTCCATTTTTACGGGAAAACCCGTGCGGCCATTTTTGGCCATGACGGGCGAAATTACCCTGCGTGGTAAGGTATTGCCAGTAGGGGGCATCAAAGAAAAAATTCTCGCTGCCAAGCGGGCGGGCATGAAGGAGATCATCCTTTGCAAAGAAAACCGCCGCCACGTGGAAGACATCAATACGGACTATATCACCGGGCTGAAGTTTCACTATGTGGGGAATATGCAGGAGGTGCTGGCGCGGGCGATTTCTTGA
- a CDS encoding NADPH-dependent F420 reductase codes for MKIAIIGTGNVGGALATKWAQCGHTILLGVKDIDNFKGKALLNNPNTTVHAIASAVQQAEVILLATPATAVVEVCQSLGDTTGKVIIDAMNIIMGRGPAGFSNTSDAILAHTATQDVVKSFNTTGYNNMENTEYQGQAIDMFVAGSSEKGKEVAIQLAKDAGFADCYDVGGNDKFQLMEQFAWFWINLAMFQGQGREMAFKLLKR; via the coding sequence ATGAAAATAGCAATCATCGGTACCGGAAATGTAGGCGGTGCACTGGCCACCAAATGGGCACAATGTGGGCACACGATCCTTCTGGGGGTTAAAGATATTGACAATTTTAAAGGCAAAGCATTGCTCAATAACCCCAATACCACGGTACACGCCATCGCAAGTGCAGTACAACAAGCCGAAGTAATCCTACTGGCCACTCCCGCCACGGCCGTGGTAGAAGTGTGTCAATCACTGGGCGACACGACTGGTAAAGTCATCATCGACGCCATGAACATCATCATGGGGCGAGGACCAGCCGGGTTTAGTAATACCAGTGACGCCATTTTAGCCCATACGGCCACGCAGGACGTGGTCAAATCTTTCAATACCACGGGCTACAACAACATGGAGAACACCGAATACCAGGGGCAGGCCATCGATATGTTTGTAGCGGGTAGTAGCGAAAAAGGCAAAGAAGTGGCTATCCAACTGGCCAAAGATGCTGGCTTTGCCGATTGTTACGACGTTGGCGGCAACGATAAATTCCAGCTAATGGAGCAATTTGCCTGGTTTTGGATCAACCTGGCCATGTTTCAAGGACAGGGTCGTGAAATGGCATTTAAACTGTTGAAGCGTTAA